Genomic DNA from Setaria italica strain Yugu1 chromosome V, Setaria_italica_v2.0, whole genome shotgun sequence:
TAGCTATGACCCGAACCACAGTGCTCATCAAAGATGGTAGTGCCTTCTGCATTGCGCTAAATGATAAAGTCTATTTATTCATATGTATTTCTTGGTAAAAACCAGCTGCGACTTCAGATAAGTCTTTCTGCTTAGAGCAAGAAGCGGAACTAAGGTGACACGAAAAATGAATTAGTTGTCAATGTCGCCGATCTAATCTAGGCGTTGTTAGCGGCGGGAAGCTCCACCGTCTCCTGCTACACCACTCTCGCCACGCCATCAACGTCGTAGCCATCAAGCAACCGTCACCTTCACCGCCATGGCAAGCTCCAGCTCCAAGATCGATGGTTGACCCTCTgattctctctccctctcgcgCTCTCTCCATTTTCTATCTATGACAATGttttaatctaaaatttaaGTTGTTAACCCGCTAGTTGTGCATCTAGTGATCCTATGAATCTATCACGCAGGACAAATCCTAGCTTTCATCGGAAAAGCGAAGGTGCAGTGAAGGATGGAACAGGGCCGGGGCCGCCCTCTGGTGGTTGCAGGCCGCCGAGGGAATCGCGTTCCCGGAGTGGCCTCGCATATAGTAAATCTCTCATGCCACTTCGTAGCTCCTAGAGATATTGCTGTCCAAATCAACTGAATCACTACAGTGGAAGTAGGCGCGTCTTCACAGCTGCTGTCAAGATCGAACGAGTGCCCCACTGAAATCTGAAGAAAAGAGGGGTAAACCACTAGGAAGCAGAAGGTTTAGAGGAACTTTCAGTATCTTTCGATATCTGGCATTCTGTGCTAGTCATGGCATGGAGTGTCAGATTACAGAGAAATCAGTTGAACTTAGCAATTGAACTTACTTTGGGCCTCTTGTCTAACTGAACGAAATTCTGCAAGATAACAATTTATTCGATTGAACTTAGCAGCATGCAGCTTGTACCCAACGCAGGATCCAAATCCATTGGCTCCGGCCGATGCTTATGCGGTGGACTTGTGGACGCGGAAGCACATGGAATTTGACTGAAATCATTATCCACATACTGCTAGCGTTTACGCCTAGCGCCTGAACAGGAAGCTGATACAACGTCAGTGCCAAGTGAGGATGGAACTACCCTTTTTGGTTGCAGGGCACCGAGACTCGCCTCTCTCGGAGTGGCAATGTGGCATCGCGTATCCCTCTTTACAGGCCACAGGTATTTGATGTCACATCAGAATCTATCAACCGCTCAATCAACTTGATCGATACGATAGGCACGTCTTCGTAACGGCGGTCAAAATCAAACGACTACTCGCTGAAACCTGAAAAAAGGAGAACCACTAGAAATTCCGAGAAACTTTTGTACCAAACGGGTCTCCATCAGAAAATCAACGCATACAAGTAAGCCACAATATAGAATGGGGTATATTGTACATGATAGTCATGGCGGATTTGTTTATTCGCATTAACTTTACGCAGGATCGAGCGTTTCCTCTAGTGCGAAAATAATGCTAGAGACACTCGAGCACCGATTACACGCGTCACTCCTTCTTGGCCTTGTccgggccggcggcgtcggcggggggAACCGCGGCGGGTTCGGCGCCGCCTTTGGGCGCCATCATCTTCTTGAACTCCTCGAACCCGACGCatccgtcgccgtcgacgtcgacgccggcgaTCATCCGCTCGCACTCCTCGGCGCTGCACCCCTCCCCGATCTGCGCGAGCACCCtgccgagctcggcggcggtgaTGCGGCCGTCCCCGTTGACGTCGTAGACGTCGAAGGCGGCGCGGAGCTCGGCCTCGAGCTCGCCGTCGTCCCCGCGGGCGCAGGCGCGCGCGTGGAACGCCGCGAACTCGCCCAGGTCCACGTAGCCGTCGCGGTCCGTGTCGAGCTCGTCCATCATGGCCGCCACCTCCCGGCCCCCGTGCGacgaggtcggcggcggggaGATGGCGCGGTTGACCGCGGCGAGCTCCGAGGGGGAGATCCGGCCGTCCCCGTCCGCGTCGAAGCGGGAGAACACCTTCTGCATCTCCGCGGACACCGCCGGGGGCCT
This window encodes:
- the LOC101778141 gene encoding probable calcium-binding protein CML16 — encoded protein: MDEMIGWALGDTDCSASCVMGWKSGSGLKRKVGALPLRVDSACGRSSGLLIAPSGRGGHSKLHLHLSPHKLSQVTSPPLDTTSSPLDRSSFFVSVAMSNASTEKQAQATSAAAAAQSQRPPAVSAEMQKVFSRFDADGDGRISPSELAAVNRAISPPPTSSHGGREVAAMMDELDTDRDGYVDLGEFAAFHARACARGDDGELEAELRAAFDVYDVNGDGRITAAELGRVLAQIGEGCSAEECERMIAGVDVDGDGCVGFEEFKKMMAPKGGAEPAAVPPADAAGPDKAKKE